A stretch of the Solanum dulcamara chromosome 6, daSolDulc1.2, whole genome shotgun sequence genome encodes the following:
- the LOC129893217 gene encoding 60S ribosomal protein L32-1 encodes MAVPLLNKKVVKKRVKRFIRPQSDRRITVKESWRRPKGIDSRVRRKFKGCVLMPNIGYGSDKKTRHYLPNGFKKFVVHNASELEILMMHNRTYCAEIAHNVSTRKRKEIVERAAQLDVVITNKLARLHSQEDE; translated from the coding sequence ATGGCCGTGCCTCTGCTTAACAAGAAGGTTGTGAAGAAGAGAGTGAAGAGGTTTATTAGACCTCAGAGTGACCGAAGAATCACTGTCAAGGAAAGCTGGCGCAGACCCAAGGGTATTGATTCTAGAGTGAGGAGAAAGTTCAAGGGATGTGTCTTGATGCCCAATATTGGATACGGGTCAGACAAGAAGACTCGCCACTATCTTCCCAATGGCTTCAAGAAGTTTGTTGTGCATAATGCTAGTGAACTTGAGATCCTAATGATGCACAACAGAACTTACTGTGCAGAAATTGCACACAATGTTTCCACTAGGAAGAGGAAAGAGATTGTCGAGCGTGCTGCCCAACTTGATGTTGTCATAACAAACAAGCTTGCTAGGTTGCACAGCCAGGAGGATGAATGA